The sequence GGCCCTCAAAAACACATCTTGTTTGCCAGCGATTGTTGGCTACACGATAGAAAAGTTCGACCTCACCCATTAAACGAGAGTTTGATGTCACTGTTCGATACCACTCTACTTAGCGACAACAGCTTAGATAAGCATGATTACGTTGCTCGTAGTGTCATCGCCGACAAGGCGACGTCTGCACGTTATTTCTCATTGCCAACAGAAATGATGGCCCGTGCCTTTGAGGCCACGATTGAATCCTGTTCGGATATCAAAAACCCTTATCTAGTCAATGGCACAACCAAGCCTGACATGTTCCCTTTGTATCCCGATCTCTCACACAGAGAAGAAATATACCAAGCGTTACAAGGTTACTTCGCACCGTTAGGCAGGTCATTGAGTAAGTAAATATACAGAATAATAGATGTTTAAATAACGGATCTATCTAAGCAAATCGTCGTAGGGACAAGAGATGATCCAACAATGAAAAGTGTTTATAGTCGTGAAACACAAACTTCAACACCCATGATATAGAGGCAGTAATGATCAGTTGGCCATCTTTAGTAAAACTCGACGGTGATGATGAGCTTATTTACGTCTCATCTGAGCAAGATTTTCAGACGGAATGCTCAGACATGATCTTGGGCGAACATGATTATCTTATTGATTCACAGGGTGATAGCTACTCGCTTCAATCGAGTCACAACCAATTAGCTCTATCTAAAAGAA comes from Vibrio bathopelagicus and encodes:
- a CDS encoding DUF4144 domain-containing protein; amino-acid sequence: MISWPSLVKLDGDDELIYVSSEQDFQTECSDMILGEHDYLIDSQGDSYSLQSSHNQLALSKRTQQYSVENITKLIRNHEFQKAEVCLMKIHFLTIEEAIQSLAFEPR